The sequence below is a genomic window from Bacteroidales bacterium.
ATAATAATAGGTAATAATAGCATTCATAATATCGTAAAATGTTCTAAAAGTTTTAACATTTTTGATACTATCTACCATATTGAAAATACCTTTTTCTTTTTCATTAAGGGGTTCGTGCCGAATAGTGTCCCAAAATTGTTCGTCGTTGATAGTTGAATTTTCGGCAACAATTATATTACTTGTTGTATTGTATATACTTTCTTCGCGAGGTTTATTGACTATTTGGTTTCTAAATAAGGTAGTTTTTCGTCCAAAGAAACCTGTTGTATTATTAGGGTTTTCAAATATATTAAAATCAGCAATGATGGTTTCTTTGCTTAACATCCAGGCCATTTGAGCTACGGGTGTAAATTCTTGAGTAACGATTACATTGTTTATAAAGTTGATGTTGACGTTTTTATCGATACGCATTTCAATTTTTTTTATAGCAAAAACTGTATCTACAACCCATAAATCGCCATTAAATACATTATCTTGTTTGATTTTCGGAACAAATGCAAGGTGATAGCATTTGCGTTGATCGATAAAGCCACTATCAACTAAATAATAACGATAGTATAAACGCCCTAATCGAGCTATGGGCGAAACAAAGCCTTTGCCAAATAAATCGATGTAATCATCGTAAAGGTTAATTTTAATATACATATTGCCCATAAATTGGTTGACGCTTTCGTTGTTAATACCTGAGGCGTGAGTGGCTTTGATGTATTCGCGTTCGGCTTTGGGTTTCTTGCGATAATAAAAGTCTGAAACCGATTCTAATATAAAAACCGGTAGATAGGCTTTGCCATTTACGGTTGATGTGTCAATATAATTTTTAACGAATTGAAAGTTCTTCATGATTTTTTTATTCAAAAAATCGTCGCTAAGGTTATTTAAATCAAATTGAACTTTATTGTATGTTTCGTATTCATAATAATCGAGTTTTTCAATATCGTTTTCTTTTTTATGATCCCATATTTTATCTAATAATTCTAATGCTAAGGTATCTTTATTGTGTTTTCGCTTTTTAGTAGTAACGGTTACTTCTTGCAATGCAATAGCAGATGGCTTTAGCTCAAAATGAATGGTTTGAAAGTGCCCAATTAATATTTTTTTGGCTAAACGTTGGTAACCAATTAACGAAACAACAATAGAGTCTGCTTTTTCTTTTGTTTCAATTTTAAAATTACCGTTAATATCTGAAATGGTTCCAATTTTGGTCCCTTTAAGTATTATATTAGCGAAAGGTAAGGGCTCTTTGGTTTGAGCATCTTTAATGGTGCCCATAATTTTAGTAACTTGTTGAGCACTTGCTAAGAGTGTTAAATGAATAATAATTATTGTAAATAAGTTTTTCATACAAGGCATAAAGGTACAAAAAAGGCATCTTCTTTCGTAGAAGATGCCTTTTTTAGGAGGATATTTTAAAAATTATTTAACGATTGATTTAAAGGTATCATCGTTGAATTGTTTAGCAAATTCCATATCGGTTTTTGCCATTTCAATGAGAGCTGAATTTTTGCTAATAGCAGCACGTAAGCTATTATACAATAAGTCGGTATTACCTTGACGTGCACCAATGATGGCTTTTAAATAGTACATCATATCACGGTCTTTATCTTCTGCACAGTCAATAGTTTTGTTGGCACCATCGGGATTGCCACTTAATAATTTTGCTAAAGCAGCATTAAATGTGCAGTAGTTACCAAATTTAGCAACAGCTCCATTGTAATCACCTTTTTTAATTGCACAAATACCTAAGTTATAATTAACTTCATTGCCGGCTCCGCTTGCCGATTTAAAATATTCTTCTGCTTTTACAAAATCGCCTTCGCGAAGAGCAATAACACCTAAGTTATTTAAAACAATGTTGTTGCCAGCATTGAGTGCTTTTGCTTTTTCAAATTGTTCTTTAGCTTCGCTTAATTTACCTTGTTGAACTAATACAAAACCTGCATTGTTGAAACCTCTCCAATCGTTGCTGTATTGATTAGTAGCTGCTTTATAAAATGCAAGTTGACGGTTTAAGTCTTTGCTGAGGGTTGCACCATAAATAAGTTCTTCAACGGTT
It includes:
- a CDS encoding carboxypeptidase-like regulatory domain-containing protein, whose protein sequence is MKNLFTIIIIHLTLLASAQQVTKIMGTIKDAQTKEPLPFANIILKGTKIGTISDINGNFKIETKEKADSIVVSLIGYQRLAKKILIGHFQTIHFELKPSAIALQEVTVTTKKRKHNKDTLALELLDKIWDHKKENDIEKLDYYEYETYNKVQFDLNNLSDDFLNKKIMKNFQFVKNYIDTSTVNGKAYLPVFILESVSDFYYRKKPKAEREYIKATHASGINNESVNQFMGNMYIKINLYDDYIDLFGKGFVSPIARLGRLYYRYYLVDSGFIDQRKCYHLAFVPKIKQDNVFNGDLWVVDTVFAIKKIEMRIDKNVNINFINNVIVTQEFTPVAQMAWMLSKETIIADFNIFENPNNTTGFFGRKTTLFRNQIVNKPREESIYNTTSNIIVAENSTINDEQFWDTIRHEPLNEKEKGIFNMVDSIKNVKTFRTFYDIMNAIITYYYVWGKIELGPYFTIYSFNNVEGNRFRIGVRTSNEISTKYMLEQYIAYGTKDQRFKYGGNFLYIFDKNPRKAFNIDYKHDMEQLGQSITAFREDNILSSTFRRGPQYTLSMVNQVKTSYEHEWFQGFSNTFQIKWREYFPYEYQTFTLFNENGTNTYYSSFKTYEIAINTRFAYNEKFVMGEFERISLGTQYPVINFTATAGLKNILGSQFNYQKLQLTIDHWFNTYPLGYGKYIIDAGKIFGKLPYPLLKLHEGNQTYFFDDYAFNLMNYYEFVSDQWISLSYTHYFDGFFLNKIPIMRKLKWRELAWGKGLIGFLNKENLNLMPFPSTLYTLDRNQDLNHLKPYIEAGIGIENIFKFIRIDALWRFSYLNHPNISKFGFRMSYYFKF